In Pseudoduganella albidiflava, a single window of DNA contains:
- a CDS encoding putative bifunctional diguanylate cyclase/phosphodiesterase produces MESAAALVGNLPLRDVIDLLAGTFYVMDESGYFVLWNRQLEQVTGLSAERLRSIHMLELFEPDMRARVARAFCAVFQSDERVQVEARVRNANGGTTPFLFVGSRLSIVGDGRYLCGMGVDLTRHYRQRDKLELFERALMAANNGIVITRHEGRDNPIEYVNPAFERISGYAAVEAINHDSRFMAAHGMDDDQRTYLANAIAEHRTATVVFRNKRKSGELFWNHLSVTPVRDAGGHVTHFIGIIEDITSLKQRTAQLEHLVTHDPLTGLANRLLLRDRLEHAVQAAQRNQEKVAVILMDLNKFKEINDTMGHSAGDQVLKCVAQRLQSALRESDTVARLGGDEFVMVLAAQPNMRYTLKMIERIRRAMAPEMDIDGRMLSVGASMGVAVWPDDGRTPGELLQAADTAMYEGKHGGPDAVHFYSRGMADNSAARQRMEVALREALERDDLYLLFQPHVAVDSGKILGVEALLRWRHPERGELLPADFLPDAEESGLIVLLGRRVLEDVCSTLRRLAELGFPDLPISINTSSREFSQRDYLPHIARRVAHHGVNPASLTLEMREEQLMNNPEQATRLANGLQELGIRLSVDEFGAGMNNLFCLRQLPVSQLKMTRQRVQEIDGIPGSGALAKTMLDIGNNLNIRVVATGVETRDQHDFLAANGCTSVQGNYISQPMTRPALEEWLAAH; encoded by the coding sequence ATGGAAAGCGCGGCAGCGCTCGTCGGTAATCTGCCATTACGGGACGTCATCGACCTGCTGGCCGGGACTTTCTATGTAATGGACGAGTCCGGCTACTTTGTCTTATGGAACCGTCAACTCGAGCAGGTGACCGGGCTGTCGGCCGAGCGCCTGCGCTCGATCCACATGCTCGAGCTGTTCGAGCCGGACATGCGCGCCCGGGTCGCGCGCGCATTCTGCGCCGTGTTCCAGAGCGACGAGCGGGTGCAGGTGGAAGCGCGGGTGCGTAACGCCAATGGCGGCACCACGCCTTTCCTGTTCGTCGGTTCGCGGCTGTCGATCGTCGGCGACGGCCGCTACCTGTGCGGCATGGGTGTCGACCTGACGCGGCATTATCGCCAGCGCGACAAGCTCGAACTGTTCGAGCGTGCGCTGATGGCCGCCAACAACGGCATCGTCATCACGCGCCATGAAGGGCGCGACAATCCGATCGAGTACGTCAACCCGGCGTTCGAGCGCATCAGCGGCTATGCCGCCGTGGAAGCCATCAACCACGATTCGCGCTTCATGGCCGCGCACGGCATGGACGACGACCAGCGCACCTACCTCGCGAATGCGATCGCGGAACACCGCACCGCCACCGTGGTCTTCCGCAACAAGCGCAAGAGCGGCGAGCTGTTCTGGAACCACCTGTCGGTCACGCCGGTGCGCGACGCGGGCGGCCATGTCACGCATTTCATCGGCATCATCGAGGACATCACCTCCCTGAAGCAGCGCACGGCCCAGCTCGAACACCTGGTCACGCACGATCCGCTGACCGGGCTGGCGAACCGCCTGCTGCTGCGCGACCGGCTCGAGCACGCGGTGCAGGCGGCCCAGCGCAACCAGGAAAAGGTGGCCGTGATCCTGATGGACTTGAACAAGTTCAAGGAAATCAACGACACGATGGGCCATTCGGCCGGCGACCAGGTACTCAAATGCGTCGCCCAGCGCCTGCAATCGGCGCTGCGCGAATCGGACACGGTGGCGCGCCTGGGCGGCGATGAATTCGTGATGGTGCTGGCGGCGCAGCCCAACATGCGCTACACGCTGAAGATGATCGAGCGGATCCGGCGCGCGATGGCGCCGGAAATGGACATCGACGGCCGCATGCTGTCGGTGGGCGCCAGCATGGGCGTGGCGGTCTGGCCGGACGACGGCCGAACGCCGGGCGAGCTGCTGCAGGCGGCCGATACGGCGATGTACGAGGGCAAGCACGGCGGACCGGATGCCGTGCACTTCTATTCGCGCGGCATGGCGGACAACTCGGCCGCCCGCCAGCGCATGGAAGTGGCACTGCGCGAAGCGCTGGAACGGGATGATCTCTACCTGCTGTTCCAGCCGCACGTGGCCGTCGACAGCGGCAAGATCCTGGGCGTGGAGGCGCTGCTGCGCTGGCGCCACCCGGAACGGGGCGAGCTGCTGCCGGCCGACTTCCTGCCCGACGCGGAGGAAAGCGGCCTGATCGTGCTGCTCGGGCGGCGCGTGCTGGAAGACGTGTGCTCCACGCTGCGCCGGCTGGCCGAACTGGGCTTTCCGGACCTGCCGATTTCCATCAACACATCGTCGCGCGAGTTTTCCCAGCGCGACTACCTGCCCCACATCGCCAGGCGCGTGGCGCACCACGGCGTGAACCCGGCCAGCCTCACGTTGGAAATGCGCGAGGAACAATTGATGAACAACCCGGAACAGGCCACGCGGCTGGCCAATGGCCTGCAGGAACTGGGCATCCGCCTGTCTGTGGATGAATTCGGCGCCGGCATGAACAACCTGTTCTGCCTGCGCCAGCTTCCCGTCAGCCAGTTGAAGATGACGCGCCAGCGCGTGCAGGAAATCGACGGCATCCCCGGCAGCGGCGCGCTGGCCAAGACCATGCTCGACATCGGCAACAACCTCAACATCCGCGTGGTGGCCACCGGTGTCGAAACGCGCGACCAGCACGACTTCCTGGCCGCCAACGGCTGCACCAGCGTGCAGGGCAACTACATCAGCCAGCCGATGACGCGGCCCGCGCTGGAGGAATGGCTGGCGGCGCATTGA
- a CDS encoding BlaI/MecI/CopY family transcriptional regulator: MSTPHTKQPRPTPAELEMLRLLYALGPATAKQVHAAALDGRPELTYANVLRLLQVMHGKGLVTRDESARAHVYAPAEEQDRLQTHLLKDLIQKAFAGSGKALVLAALRGGHVSARERAEISALLDEERLPD, from the coding sequence ATGAGCACGCCCCACACCAAGCAGCCCCGCCCCACCCCCGCCGAACTGGAGATGCTGCGCCTGCTGTATGCGCTGGGCCCGGCCACGGCGAAGCAGGTGCACGCGGCGGCCCTCGATGGCCGTCCCGAGCTGACCTATGCCAACGTGCTGCGGCTGCTCCAGGTCATGCACGGCAAGGGCCTCGTCACACGCGACGAGAGTGCGCGTGCCCATGTGTACGCGCCCGCCGAGGAACAGGATCGCCTGCAGACCCACCTGCTGAAGGACCTGATCCAGAAGGCGTTTGCCGGCTCCGGCAAGGCGCTGGTACTGGCGGCGCTGCGCGGCGGCCACGTCTCGGCCCGCGAGCGCGCCGAGATTTCCGCGCTGCTGGACGAAGAGCGGCTTCCAGACTGA